A stretch of Lachancea thermotolerans CBS 6340 chromosome D complete sequence DNA encodes these proteins:
- the RTS3 gene encoding Rts3p (some similarities with YGR161c, uniprot|P53289 Saccharomyces cerevisiae Hypothetical ORF, RTS3 SGDID:S0003393), whose protein sequence is MEVTTHAQHKAVTLYKEPHHLDSVNWEEGLGKGCGKSAQQDLDQLTVVDSIVVTPDAAPQSPQDYTRSGRPAVPHYTLSSSGSAMADKQHTFKAPSPARTPGRPTRPTLNVQSSSSSSLSSLRSRARRLSSEEIINEMENEQDAIVVRLLREIDQLKDENNRLRKNLCAVLNGDPQTPAGPALSRRSSLNSCASNSSGSGSLSSSHAGTTPGVLAATPTASSPALSRRPSSSATPIDTLTPTLLLQRKRNSLSSSVPATPKNSGDFVDLYAPAPVSKFGAVDVSLDAPGSCGYRRRRSSMKSTEGSNKLQRSTR, encoded by the coding sequence ATGGAGGTTACAACACACGCACAACACAAGGCCGTTACGCTATACAAGGAACCACATCACCTCGATAGCGTCAACTGGGAAGAGGGCCTGGGAAAGGGCTGTGGCAAAAGCGCGCAACAAGACTTAGACCAACTCACGGTGGTTGATTCCATTGTCGTGACGCCCGACGCCGCGCCACAGAGCCCGCAAGACTACACAAGGAGCGGTCGTCCTGCCGTACCTCACTACACACTCAGCTCTTCCGGCAGCGCGATGGCCGACAAGCAACACACATTCAAAGCACCTTCGCCGGCTAGGACACCAGGGAGGCCCACAAGGCCGACCCTGAATGTTCAGAGCTCCTCGTCATCCTCTCTGTCGTCGCTAAGATCGCGCGCCAGGCGTCTCTCTTCAGAAGAAATCATAAATGAAATGGAGAACGAACAGGATGCCATTGTGGTGCGACTGCTGCGCGAGATCGACcagctcaaagacgaaaatAACAGGCTCCGCAAGAATCTGTGCGCGGTTTTGAACGGCGACCCTCAGACGCCGGCGGGCCCTGCGCTCTCGAGGCGATCCTCACTCAACAGCTGTGCTAGCAATAGCAGCGGTAGCGGCAGTCTTTCTTCGTCTCACGCAGGCACTACACCAGGCGTTTTAGCGGCAACCCCCACTGCAAGCAGCCCGGCCCTTTCTAGAAGGCCGTCCTCGTCCGCCACACCAATAGATACACTTACCCCCactcttttgcttcagCGCAAGCGCAACTCTTTATCATCATCTGTCCCTGCAACCCCCAAGAATTCCGGAGACTTCGTCGACCTCTACGCTCCTGCACCCGTGTCCAAGTTTGGTGCTGTTGATGTCAGCCTCGACGCGCCGGGCTCTTGCGGCTA
- the ALG13 gene encoding N-acetylglucosaminyldiphosphodolichol N-acetylglucosaminyltransferase catalytic subunit ALG13 (similar to uniprot|P53178 Saccharomyces cerevisiae YGL047W), with protein MGSTVVVTCGATVPFPELIAALLDKQVLDTLLRMHYTRLIVQYGRGYTSKFAQLLGCVRAHVEEPADNGASNLAAGVEVQVRGHYQSLEVCGFEFTGAIHELLRDNADLVISHAGTGSIVDALRLGKRLLVVANTSLMDNHQLQIARKFESRGHLQSAAAQPKALIAALRRVEAAPQVPLPNGYNSSFERLLMDVAQS; from the coding sequence ATGGGTTCAACGGTCGTCGTAACCTGCGGCGCGACCGTACCATTTCCTGAACTTATAGCTGCACTTCTGGATAAACAGGTGCTCGATACACTACTAAGGATGCATTACACAAGACTAATCGTGCAGTACGGGCGAGGATATACATCAAAGTTTGCACAGCTCCTAGGATGCGTACGCGCTCATGTGGAAGAGCCCGCAGATAACGGGGCCTCAAACCTAGCAGCGGGGGTCGAGGTACAGGTGCGAGGGCATTATCAGTCCCTCGAGGTTTGCGGGTTCGAGTTCACAGGCGCCATTCACGAGCTGCTGCGCGACAACGCTGATTTGGTCATCTCGCACGCGGGCACCGGCTCCATTGTGGACGCGCTGCGGCTGGGCAAGCGCCTGCTGGTGGTCGCCAACACGTCACTAATGGACAACCACCAGCTGCAGATAGCACGAAAATTTGAATCACGTGGCCATCTGCAATCGGCCGCCGCCCAGCCTAAAGCATTGATCGCGGCACTGCGCCGAGTGGAGGCTGCGCCGCAAGTCCCCCTGCCGAACGGCTACAACTCGTCCTTTGAGCGGCTCCTTATGGACGTTGCCCAATCGTAG